The following are from one region of the Hymenobacter radiodurans genome:
- the porU2 gene encoding putative type IX secretion system sortase PorU2: protein MGLLLLFSSLPAAAQSGPYGNEWIVPGQQYYKIRVTQDGIHRLDNQYLTRAGLSNGTDPRRLQLWRRGQEVAIYVGGNQTSLDPSTFIEFYGQRNDGRLDRGMYKKAGDQPQPLYSLFTDTAAYFLTVAPTATGRRMAEPTAAASAGQPYHLQQRQRIFSNEYSDITEGVLAYMPWASAGEGFLSGQFGRNAVNPIEFEVDSLQNVAISGALRVIVGLVGTSPSEHITQVSVVQPSGTVRLLGTVANYDSFDRVKAQFPLLRSDISADGKVKMRFENTGPNDSRFPRDRSRLAYITVVTPRENRVFSERRSTAFSNDSTLQGPATYVLENVPATLRGYDVTDATAVQRIEGNSTGDTQRSYVFPAAVGRTRNLLLVDAARPRVPLPARLVRFRTITPADYSFLVVSHSSLMRPVGNIPNPVRAYAGYRASASGGRHDTLVVTSQQLYDQFHYGEKSPLAIRQFAQWMLTNNREKYLLLLGKGLATAETVRTGAGVFYHRQVSDRDSPVPDLVPTSTRSPSDIFFTAEWQRNQYVPRIPTGRISAKTPQQVVNYLNKLREHESLGPEPWRKNLLHLAGGADESEFAQFQSYVNGYKERAEKPCFGGTVVKTYTRDTPGDYQRFPITINISPELNAGLSLITYFGHGSPLVFDLNLGDINDPSNNYNNRGKYPVFIVNGCAGGFAYGSFTSIGEDWTLAADKGAIGFLADSDFGYDGQLDAFCDRMYQLLFNDPNWYGKPIAVIQGEVSRRLQAVFGNNPNGVSLLMNTTWQGDPALKLYAPDKPDFATTDPRLQIAPQAPETTVQASSPRFQLRVGVSNAGSLCSGSTSLGISVTRRYPATAARPAEVLRFEVPQPRRDTTYVFELTNTGNVFGENEFTVVLDEGNKIAELSETNNQATIKFNFLQGGVTALSPPEFAIVSNPAVRLIGQNNDPKGQLRFYEMELDTVPTFNSPLVRRTTVQAAVAPEWKPTLPPTAGRDSVVWYWRLRFQTSGPSENQEWAVSSFRLINGSPGGWSQSHHGQFRRDGRTTVDVAAPSGKWDFSDQSISVKLSTRGGSTGAGPTFLTSYGIAPEGTSPYVINCAPSTPNMLAAVFDGLTLKAVRNVPGAYDSCGLKPNMYYHFAREGTADNLNTPARQAQLLALLNNLKPGQYVALVSMNKVNFASFSPELKTALKSLGSQLIDQLQDGDPFVFLGQKGPGARPAQERSFDATSTVARAEQIVTLDAFLRTRAARGTITSTLIGPAKQWGTLFHTVRTEASDSYTLRLIGIDKDGNQRQLNPDVKNRELALAGVSAQEYPYLQLVLQMRDTLNRTAPQLKQWLVTYEGLPEGIVRRDLAEAKEAKVYDAATLAQQAMSRGELTFPVYFQNVSSVAFGQPLIAEITVRDASNNVRTAKIQSLRPLKADSTATFNIRLDVRGLLGPLRGR, encoded by the coding sequence TTGGGGCTCCTGCTGCTTTTCAGTAGTCTCCCAGCTGCCGCACAGTCGGGCCCTTACGGCAACGAGTGGATAGTGCCAGGTCAGCAGTATTATAAGATCAGGGTAACACAGGATGGCATTCACCGCCTCGACAACCAATACCTAACTCGCGCTGGCCTCAGCAACGGCACCGATCCGCGCCGCCTGCAACTCTGGCGGCGGGGCCAGGAAGTAGCTATCTATGTGGGTGGCAACCAAACCAGCCTCGACCCCAGCACCTTCATCGAGTTCTACGGCCAGCGCAACGATGGGCGCCTAGACCGCGGCATGTATAAAAAGGCCGGGGATCAACCGCAGCCGCTTTACAGCCTTTTCACGGATACCGCCGCTTATTTTCTGACAGTTGCTCCCACGGCTACTGGCCGGCGCATGGCGGAGCCCACCGCAGCGGCTTCAGCTGGTCAGCCTTACCACTTACAGCAACGGCAGCGTATATTTTCTAACGAATACTCTGATATAACCGAGGGGGTGCTCGCTTATATGCCGTGGGCAAGCGCCGGGGAAGGTTTTTTGTCGGGTCAATTTGGCCGCAACGCCGTTAACCCCATCGAGTTTGAGGTAGATTCCCTGCAAAACGTAGCTATTAGTGGTGCGCTACGCGTGATAGTCGGGCTGGTCGGAACCAGCCCTTCCGAACACATTACGCAGGTATCGGTGGTGCAGCCAAGCGGCACGGTACGGCTCCTAGGCACCGTAGCCAATTACGACAGCTTCGATAGAGTGAAGGCGCAGTTCCCGCTGCTACGCTCCGATATCAGCGCCGACGGAAAAGTGAAGATGCGGTTTGAAAATACGGGGCCCAATGACAGCCGCTTCCCCCGCGACCGTTCGCGGCTAGCGTACATAACGGTGGTTACTCCCCGCGAGAATCGCGTATTCAGCGAACGGCGCAGCACTGCCTTCAGCAATGATTCGACGTTGCAGGGCCCGGCAACCTATGTGTTGGAAAATGTGCCTGCTACCCTGCGCGGCTACGATGTGACCGATGCCACTGCGGTGCAGCGTATAGAAGGAAATAGCACCGGCGACACTCAGCGTAGCTATGTGTTTCCGGCTGCTGTGGGCCGTACGCGCAACTTATTACTTGTGGATGCAGCCCGTCCTAGGGTGCCGCTGCCCGCTCGCCTTGTTCGGTTCCGCACGATTACGCCCGCCGACTACAGTTTTCTGGTAGTGAGCCACAGTTCATTAATGCGCCCTGTTGGTAACATACCTAACCCAGTGCGGGCCTATGCCGGCTACCGCGCTTCCGCGTCCGGCGGCCGCCACGATACCTTGGTGGTAACGAGCCAACAACTCTACGATCAGTTTCACTACGGTGAGAAATCACCGCTAGCTATTCGGCAGTTTGCGCAGTGGATGCTGACAAACAACCGCGAAAAATATCTGCTGCTGTTGGGCAAAGGCCTAGCCACGGCAGAAACCGTTCGTACGGGCGCGGGGGTATTTTATCATCGGCAGGTGTCGGATAGAGATTCGCCGGTGCCGGATTTAGTGCCAACCAGCACCCGATCTCCATCGGATATATTTTTTACGGCTGAGTGGCAGCGCAACCAGTACGTGCCGCGCATCCCTACGGGCCGCATATCGGCCAAGACACCGCAGCAAGTAGTCAACTACCTCAATAAACTGCGAGAACACGAAAGTCTTGGGCCAGAGCCATGGCGCAAGAACCTGCTGCACCTAGCAGGCGGCGCCGATGAATCAGAATTCGCTCAGTTTCAGAGCTATGTAAATGGGTATAAGGAGCGAGCCGAGAAGCCTTGCTTTGGAGGAACTGTAGTTAAAACCTACACCCGCGACACGCCCGGCGACTATCAGCGTTTTCCGATAACTATCAATATTTCGCCGGAGCTGAATGCTGGCTTAAGCTTGATAACGTACTTCGGGCACGGCTCCCCGCTGGTCTTCGATCTGAACCTGGGCGATATCAACGACCCGAGCAACAACTATAATAATCGGGGCAAGTATCCAGTCTTCATAGTCAATGGCTGCGCCGGAGGATTTGCTTACGGTTCCTTTACCTCCATTGGCGAGGACTGGACGCTGGCGGCTGACAAAGGCGCCATCGGCTTTTTGGCGGATTCTGACTTTGGCTACGACGGGCAGTTGGATGCCTTCTGCGACCGGATGTACCAGCTGCTGTTCAATGACCCTAACTGGTACGGTAAACCTATTGCCGTTATTCAGGGGGAAGTATCGCGGCGCCTGCAAGCAGTGTTTGGCAACAACCCAAATGGGGTTTCGCTGTTGATGAACACCACTTGGCAGGGCGACCCCGCACTAAAGCTTTACGCGCCAGACAAGCCAGATTTCGCCACCACCGATCCACGCTTGCAAATTGCCCCCCAGGCGCCCGAAACTACGGTTCAGGCTTCTTCGCCCCGCTTTCAATTGCGGGTAGGCGTGAGCAATGCCGGTAGCCTCTGCTCCGGCAGCACGAGCCTGGGTATTTCCGTAACGCGCCGCTATCCGGCAACGGCTGCGCGGCCCGCTGAGGTTCTGCGTTTTGAGGTTCCGCAGCCCCGCCGCGATACGACTTACGTTTTTGAGTTGACAAATACAGGCAATGTATTCGGCGAAAACGAGTTCACCGTTGTGCTGGACGAAGGCAATAAAATTGCCGAGCTAAGCGAGACAAATAACCAAGCAACGATTAAGTTTAACTTTTTGCAAGGCGGCGTTACGGCCCTCAGTCCTCCCGAGTTTGCGATTGTATCTAATCCGGCCGTTCGCTTAATCGGGCAAAACAACGACCCCAAAGGTCAGCTGCGCTTCTATGAAATGGAGCTGGATACGGTGCCGACGTTCAACAGCCCACTAGTGCGCCGCACCACCGTACAGGCTGCTGTGGCCCCGGAGTGGAAGCCAACTTTGCCCCCCACCGCTGGCCGCGACAGTGTAGTATGGTATTGGCGGTTGCGTTTTCAAACCAGCGGCCCCAGCGAAAATCAGGAGTGGGCTGTCAGCTCTTTCCGTCTCATTAACGGTAGCCCCGGCGGTTGGTCGCAGAGCCACCACGGACAGTTTCGCCGCGATGGACGCACCACTGTGGATGTTGCGGCTCCATCGGGCAAGTGGGACTTCAGCGACCAAAGTATTAGCGTGAAGCTTTCTACCCGCGGCGGAAGCACCGGCGCCGGCCCTACTTTCCTGACTTCCTATGGCATTGCGCCAGAAGGTACCAGTCCGTACGTCATCAACTGTGCGCCCTCAACGCCCAATATGTTGGCTGCCGTATTTGATGGACTGACGTTGAAGGCGGTGCGCAACGTGCCGGGCGCATACGATTCCTGCGGTCTTAAACCCAATATGTATTATCACTTCGCCCGCGAAGGCACAGCTGATAACCTGAATACGCCTGCCCGTCAGGCGCAGCTTCTGGCCTTGCTGAATAACCTGAAGCCTGGTCAGTACGTGGCGCTGGTATCGATGAACAAGGTGAACTTTGCTTCCTTCTCGCCCGAGTTGAAAACGGCGCTGAAGTCACTTGGTTCGCAGCTTATTGATCAGTTGCAGGACGGCGACCCATTCGTATTCCTTGGGCAAAAGGGCCCCGGAGCCCGGCCGGCGCAGGAGCGGTCATTCGACGCGACCAGCACGGTGGCTCGCGCTGAGCAGATTGTAACCCTGGATGCCTTCCTGCGCACCCGCGCTGCCCGCGGCACGATAACTTCTACCCTGATTGGGCCGGCCAAGCAGTGGGGTACACTCTTCCATACGGTGCGCACGGAGGCTTCCGATAGCTACACACTCCGCCTGATTGGTATTGATAAAGACGGCAATCAGCGACAGTTAAATCCCGACGTGAAAAACCGGGAATTAGCCTTGGCTGGCGTATCGGCGCAGGAATACCCTTATTTGCAGCTGGTGCTACAAATGCGCGACACGCTCAACCGGACGGCTCCACAGCTCAAGCAATGGCTGGTAACGTATGAGGGCTTGCCAGAAGGAATTGTGCGCCGCGACTTGGCGGAAGCGAAAGAAGCGAAAGTATACGATGCCGCTACGTTGGCCCAGCAGGCCATGAGCCGCGGCGAATTAACCTTTCCGGTTTACTTCCAAAACGTATCGTCTGTGGCGTTTGGCCAGCCGCTCATTGCCGAAATCACGGTGCGCGACGCCAGCAATAATGTGCGCACGGCTAAAATTCAGTCGCTCCGTCCGCTCAAAGCCGACTCGACGGCTACGTTCAATATCCGCCTCGATGTGCGCGGGTTGCTGGGGCCATTACGGGGCAGGTAA
- a CDS encoding exo-beta-N-acetylmuramidase NamZ family protein, producing the protein MYSSFLPNLLSLSVLMANCSAAQTTPTLPPSTTTKASTAVAPVTAQSAPQQIMEGPRMGAELGNRYLPLLKGKRVGLVVNQTSLVGRSHLVDTLLRQGIQVKTIFAPEHGFRGEEADGATIKDGRDARSGLPVRSLYGATHKPTPEMLKDLDVLVFDIQDVGARFYTFSSTLHYVMEAAAEQGKTVIVLDRPNPNGHYVDGPVLEPQFKTFVGLNPIPVVHGLTMGELAQMINGEGWLAGGKKCSLTVIPVEGYTHATRYKLPVRPSPNLPNAHSVDLYATMCLFEGTDVSVGRGTAMPFEVIGAPTQPTSRPFSFTPTPNAASTAPPQKGKLCYGLDLRQTNGDIGFTLKYLLDFYQQSTDKANFFNKGFERLVGTAALRQQIIAGKSEAEIRKTWEPALSQYKAMRKKYLLYPEA; encoded by the coding sequence ATGTATTCGTCCTTCCTCCCTAATCTGCTAAGTTTGAGTGTACTGATGGCCAACTGCTCCGCAGCCCAAACCACGCCAACTTTGCCCCCCAGCACGACTACCAAAGCCAGTACAGCAGTCGCGCCGGTAACAGCGCAGTCGGCGCCGCAGCAAATTATGGAGGGTCCGCGCATGGGCGCTGAGCTAGGCAACCGCTACCTGCCCTTGCTTAAGGGCAAACGCGTGGGGCTAGTCGTCAATCAGACCTCGCTGGTGGGCCGCTCTCACTTAGTAGATACGCTGCTTCGGCAAGGCATTCAGGTCAAGACCATCTTTGCTCCCGAACATGGCTTTCGGGGCGAAGAGGCTGATGGAGCTACGATTAAGGATGGACGCGATGCTCGTAGCGGTCTGCCCGTGCGCTCCCTCTACGGCGCCACCCACAAGCCCACGCCCGAAATGCTGAAAGACCTAGATGTATTGGTATTCGACATTCAGGACGTAGGCGCTCGGTTCTATACGTTCAGCAGCACCTTACATTATGTAATGGAGGCCGCCGCCGAGCAGGGCAAAACGGTAATTGTGCTGGATCGTCCCAACCCCAACGGCCATTACGTAGATGGACCGGTGCTGGAGCCGCAGTTTAAAACATTCGTCGGCCTGAACCCTATTCCGGTGGTTCATGGGCTGACAATGGGCGAGCTAGCGCAAATGATAAATGGGGAAGGCTGGCTCGCGGGGGGCAAAAAATGCTCCCTAACGGTGATACCAGTGGAAGGCTACACCCATGCCACCCGCTACAAGCTGCCCGTACGTCCCTCGCCCAACCTGCCGAACGCGCACTCAGTTGATCTGTATGCGACCATGTGTCTGTTTGAGGGCACGGATGTCAGCGTGGGCCGGGGCACAGCGATGCCGTTTGAAGTAATTGGTGCGCCTACTCAGCCAACTAGCCGCCCGTTCAGCTTCACGCCTACTCCTAACGCTGCCTCTACCGCGCCACCCCAAAAAGGCAAACTTTGCTACGGCCTCGACCTGCGTCAGACCAACGGCGACATCGGTTTCACGCTGAAATACCTGCTCGACTTCTACCAGCAAAGCACCGACAAAGCAAACTTCTTTAATAAAGGATTTGAGCGCCTAGTTGGTACGGCAGCCCTACGCCAGCAAATTATCGCCGGTAAGTCGGAGGCTGAGATTCGTAAGACCTGGGAGCCGGCGTTGAGCCAGTACAAGGCTATGCGCAAGAAGTATTTGTTGTATCCTGAGGCGTAA
- a CDS encoding dihydrofolate reductase produces the protein MIALVVAVAQNGIIGRDNQLIWHLPKDLKHFKALTLGHPIIMGRRTYEAIGKPLPGRQNIVVTRQPDWKADGTETTYSVPEAIELAQTHDENIFVIGGGEIYRQSLSAADTIYLTEVHHDFEGDVTFPDLSHTEWREETRERHGPDEKHAYPFSFVTLRRR, from the coding sequence ATGATTGCTTTAGTAGTAGCAGTAGCTCAGAATGGTATTATAGGTCGTGATAATCAGCTTATCTGGCACTTGCCGAAAGATTTGAAGCATTTCAAAGCCCTGACACTGGGTCACCCAATTATCATGGGCCGGCGCACGTATGAAGCCATCGGGAAGCCGCTGCCGGGGCGGCAGAATATTGTGGTGACCCGTCAGCCTGATTGGAAAGCCGACGGCACGGAAACAACTTACTCTGTACCCGAGGCAATAGAATTGGCCCAAACGCACGATGAAAACATCTTTGTCATTGGCGGCGGCGAGATCTACCGTCAGTCCCTCTCGGCGGCCGACACGATCTACCTGACCGAAGTGCACCACGACTTTGAGGGCGATGTTACTTTTCCCGACCTCAGCCACACGGAATGGCGCGAAGAAACGCGGGAACGTCATGGGCCTGATGAGAAGCACGCCTATCCGTTCAGTTTCGTGACCCTGCGTCGGCGTTAA